Below is a genomic region from Culicoides brevitarsis isolate CSIRO-B50_1 chromosome 2, AGI_CSIRO_Cbre_v1, whole genome shotgun sequence.
GAAATGCTTTTTCTCAAACGATCGAGGTCTTGTTTGTGTTTCTGTTCCTTCAAAGAAGCCTCAAGATCGcgttttgtgtaaattttctcCGTTGGAGCGATTGAAATGTCCGTATAAACGCCCGTGCTGTAAGTTTTTGTCACAGGAGGCGGCGAACATCCAACATCTCGAGTAATTGGCGTGCCTTGAGTGCCCGTTGAACGTTGCTGCTTCGTTGCTTGCGTCGTTTTGATGTGATCATTGAGACTAGAAAGAGACACGGGCGACACTCGTTGCGGCGTAAAGATCCCGGAAGTAGTTGTCGTTGGCGGAGAAGTTGATTTGCTTGCTGAACGGAagcttttttcttgttgttcgaGTTGTTCTTGAAGTTGACGTTGATACGTTTCTTCAGCTTTTCGCAATTCTGTGTGAAGTTGTTGCTTTTCTTTTTTGAGGGTGACAAGCtgattctaaaaattcaaaaaaaaaagttaaaaattgatttttctttgaaaatttttttgaaaaataatttacctgCAAATTTGGTATCAGCTTAACTTGATCCTCTAAATCTTTCATTCGAGCTAAACTTAAGGCCATTTGTTCGCGTATCGCGTGTAAAGCTGCTTTACTGACTTCTGAGCCGCAACTGATTTCGCTCGCTGTGTCGATTTCATGTTCCAACTGAAGTTCATTGTTCAGGCTGTTCAGTCTATGCGTTTCTCTTAAATTATCGACTTGACTACTTGCTACAGaacctgaaaaataattaaaaataattttaattttaattaaaaaaaaatcaaattaaaaaaaaataaattttaatttcaaaaagtaaatttcaaaaatttaatttttaaaaaaataaatttcaaaaatttaattttaaaaaaattataaaaaaataattttaaaaaatattaaaaattaattttaaaaaattatttaaaattaaaaattaaatttattaaattaaattaaaatttttatttaaaaatcgaaaatttttaagaaaaaaaaattaaaaaaaatattttaaaaaataaaaaaataattctaaaatagaaaaaaaaatcatgggaggtcttcttaatttttttcgcattagcATACCAAACTTTTTCGTAAAACTACGCTTTAAccgttcaaaaaaatcacgtaaTGTCCTCTGATGATCTTCCTTTGATGTTTTCGAACATGTCGACAATCGATTATGACGCTTCGCCGACACGTAGTAGTCACGTTTGAATGTTTGCGGCATATTTTGgcagtaaaattttgatggttttgatttatttttagatgcgTTGCCAAAAATTACGCTCAAAATAAGACAACAAATTATCGTAATAACGTCCATGAActcgaattttttgtgatcTGAACGTTTTTTTGTCAGATGTCtcgttattaataataaattttcacttttttattgatttttaatataattttatttattgttattattatttatttaggtacaagcaaataataaacaaacattaaaaGTTCGATCTTGacactaattttaaatttttttctcttataaaatattttttatatttttttttcgctaatctCGATCGAATTATTgtcgtaaattttattcaaaacacatgttttcgcattttttattatatttttaaataagaattgaaatatttacaacaCATCGTTAACCacgataaaaattacattttaagaaaagtaaaaaatcttaGATAACTAATTCGTTCTTTGCGCGACGCATTTTGAAAATCGACTGATCGCGTTGAGAGAGAGGATTTTCGTACAAGGTGTCGGAATTGGCGAATGATATGCgtgtttgtgtttatttttgaattttcttttattttttgtgtgcggtagagaaaaaagaaaatgaataatagcaaataaaaatttttatagggaAATTTTACGCAGAAAAAATACAGGGcagtcaatttatttataaaagttaaaaaaaaaataaatttttagatttaaaattttaatttttaattaaattatttttttatttatttaatttttaaattaatttaaatttaaaaaatttttaaattaatttaattttttatttaataaaattttgaattaatataattttttaatcaataaataataatttaattaattaattttagttcgaattaaaaaaaaaatttttagggtaaaaaaataatttaatttaggtttgaacaaaaaaattgaaaaaaaataaattttttataaatttcataactcaaatttttttttaaatttttgaaaaaaaattttttttttcatttcacagaagaaaaattatcgaaaatttaaaaaattttcgaaaagtaagaaaaaaattccttcaataaatatttttttaattcataaaatttaaaattcttccgTAAATCCACAAACAAACCACAAAACCGCTTAAAATTCGTCATTCATCGTCTTCTCTGCGACAAATTCCGAGAAAATGCCCATCttcaaaacacaaaacaatGAAGAATCTCTCTTCACACATTATTCAAATCTCTAAAAACAAATCTGTACGTTGTCTAATTATAgcgataataatatttacgtTACAATCATCACAACAATTTTCGCGTGTGCCGTTGAGATGTTAATGTTGATGACGATGAGATTATGAGACGAGAGCGTTGAATGATCTTTCACATTTCTAATCGCCTTAATTTAGAagaatttataactttttagagttaaattttttttttttttttttttgaaaaatttttataaaaaataattttttttttttttttttttttttgataaaaaattatgaatttttctcgaaaaattcaaatttttaatataaagagGTTCATAAAATCCGTTTTCAAACACCATGTCATCTCAATAAATCACGAGTAGTTCTACTTTCGGTTTTAACGTGCACGTAACATGTCTATAAACAGCACTCGCTACTGAAAAAGTGTgcagtttgtttatttttgggaCATACTTTACACAAGTCTCAAAGGTAAATGCACTAAAGAGATGACGTGATGAGACACAAACTGCATCTTCTCGTCTTTAATTGCAGGAAATTGTCGTAAAATTCAATTCTCATCACTTCAGTAGCTAATCTGCGATCGAAAAACGTGACTTGTAACTCACcatttgtaattttcttcctttttcgcTTGTTATAGGGACTTCCACAGATCGATCCAAAGAACTTGTTGCTcattttgaattcaatttcattaaaaaaaaaagttaaaattcacaaataaaaatcacagtTGATCGTTTGTTGTGCGACAtgacactaaaaaaaatccggatttgaaacaaaaaaatatctcccAAAAATTCGATAATTCGAACGTAAATTTCGGATTTAATGGAATTAGTTAAACTCCggcttaaaattaaacattttttttatggatttttgcgaaatttcgaTGCGAGGTGTTTATCGTCGTTCAAAGATCGAAACTGATACGAGTCGCGGATTTTTGTGCGCGCACGACTCGCGATAGTCTCGAATATTGGTTGTTTAACTAATGATAAGATAAGAGATGGAGATAacattaatttgttttgtttttcattaataacgaattttttttttgcatcactcacacaaacacagacattttgcgatatttttaacgaatgaAGTGATaaagaagacacaaaaaataaacaaaattcattcaGCATATGTGAGTTTTGTTCACCATTTCTCTCTCGTACTCAGTCGTGAACgagtttttgttgtatttggaAGTGAACTTTAGTCTATCCGCAATTAAAATgctgaaaaatgtcaataaaaaccttttaaaaagaGTTTTTGGACCGCAAAATGTTCGATTTTGCTGTCAAAGTCACGAATTTCATCCGACATaccttcaaaatttgacagaagATGAGAAATTGATGAAAGAAACTGTTCGAAAGTTTGCCCAAGAGCAAATCGCTCCTTTAGTAAAACAAATggaaaaggaagaaaagaTCGATAGTACTTTGTTGAAAGCTATGTTCGATAACGGCTTTATGGGAACCCAAGCTCCTGAAGAATATGGCGGAAGTGCTTCGAATTTCATGGTAAGCGTCTTAACAAtcgaagaaatttcaaaagttgacGCGGGAGTTGCGGGTCCTGTTGACATTCAAAGTACTTTAATGATCCCTCTGATAAAGAAACTCGGAACAAAAGCtcaaaaagacaaatatttaccGCGATTAGCTCAAGATACTGTTGGAAGTTTCGCGTTATCAGAAACATCATCTGGATCGGATGCTTTTGCTATGAAAACTACAGCGAAAAAAGACggaaattattacattttaaacgGATCAAAATGTTGGATAAGTCATTCCGATATCGcggaaatttttatcgttttcgtCAATGCTGATCCCGCAAAAGGTCATAAAGGTATCACAGCATTTATTGTTGAACGAGGAACAGAAGGATTCACGATTGgaaagaaaatatcaaaactagGAGGTTTATGTTCAAACATCTGTGAGattcatttcgaaaattgCCGAGTACCTGAAGAAAACATTCTCGGAGAATTCGGTCAAGGATACAGATATGCAgctgaatatttaaatgaaggtCGAGTCGGTATCGCCGCACAAATGGTAGGACTTGCTCAAGGAACTTTTGACGCTACAATCCCTTATTTACTCGAAAGAAAGCAATTCGGTAAGGATCTTTTCTCGTTTCAAGGCATGCAACATCAAATAGCGAGAATTTCAACACAAATTGAGGCAGCAAGACTGTTAACTTATAACGCATGTCGTTTAGTTGACAGCGgaaagccatttttgaaagAAGCTTCAATGGCAAAATATTTCGCGAGTGAAGTTGCGCAAGAAGCAACTATTAAATGTATCGATTGGATGGGCGGAGTTGGTTTTACGAAAGATTTCCCGCAAGAAAAGTTCTATAGAGATGTTAAAGCAGGATCAATTTACGAAGGAACTACAAATATTCAGTTAAATACGATCGCGAAGGTTATTAAAAACGAATACAAATCATGAATTATGTCAAAAGGGTACTTAAGATATGGAATAATGGAaagcgaataaaattttttatctaattcaA
It encodes:
- the LOC134830043 gene encoding short/branched chain specific acyl-CoA dehydrogenase, mitochondrial-like; translated protein: MLKNVNKNLLKRVFGPQNVRFCCQSHEFHPTYLQNLTEDEKLMKETVRKFAQEQIAPLVKQMEKEEKIDSTLLKAMFDNGFMGTQAPEEYGGSASNFMVSVLTIEEISKVDAGVAGPVDIQSTLMIPLIKKLGTKAQKDKYLPRLAQDTVGSFALSETSSGSDAFAMKTTAKKDGNYYILNGSKCWISHSDIAEIFIVFVNADPAKGHKGITAFIVERGTEGFTIGKKISKLGGLCSNICEIHFENCRVPEENILGEFGQGYRYAAEYLNEGRVGIAAQMVGLAQGTFDATIPYLLERKQFGKDLFSFQGMQHQIARISTQIEAARLLTYNACRLVDSGKPFLKEASMAKYFASEVAQEATIKCIDWMGGVGFTKDFPQEKFYRDVKAGSIYEGTTNIQLNTIAKVIKNEYKS